The proteins below are encoded in one region of Prevotella melaninogenica ATCC 25845:
- a CDS encoding diaminopimelate dehydrogenase: MKKIRAAVVGYGNIGVYSVQALEAAKDFEIAGIVRRQGDKDKPLELTPYEVVDDITKLKDVDVAILAAPTRSCPEYAEKISALGINTVDSFDIHGSILDYRTKQMENNKRTNTVSVIAAGWDPGSDSVVRILLESLAPEGLSYTNFGPGRSMGHSVVARSKKGVKEALSMTIPLGEGIHRRMVYVELEEGANLEDVTKELKADDYFAHDELHVFAVPSVAALNDVGHGVHMTRKGVSGKTHNQHFSFDMSINNPALTAQVLVNVARASMRLAPGCYTMPEIPVIDMLPGNREDIIATLV; this comes from the coding sequence ATGAAAAAGATTAGAGCAGCCGTCGTAGGCTATGGTAACATTGGTGTTTACAGTGTTCAGGCACTTGAAGCAGCAAAGGATTTTGAGATTGCAGGTATCGTTCGCCGTCAGGGTGACAAGGATAAACCATTGGAACTGACCCCATATGAGGTTGTTGATGATATAACAAAGTTGAAAGATGTTGATGTGGCTATCCTCGCAGCACCAACTCGTAGCTGTCCAGAATATGCTGAGAAGATTTCTGCATTGGGTATCAATACTGTAGATTCTTTTGATATTCACGGTTCAATCCTTGACTATCGTACTAAGCAAATGGAGAACAACAAGCGTACTAACACCGTTAGTGTTATTGCTGCTGGTTGGGATCCAGGATCTGATTCAGTTGTTCGTATCTTGTTAGAGAGCCTCGCACCAGAAGGTCTTTCTTATACCAACTTTGGCCCAGGTCGCTCAATGGGTCACTCTGTTGTGGCTCGTAGCAAGAAGGGCGTTAAGGAAGCTTTGTCAATGACTATTCCTCTCGGTGAGGGAATTCATCGCCGTATGGTTTATGTTGAGTTAGAAGAGGGTGCCAACCTTGAGGATGTAACAAAGGAACTTAAGGCTGACGACTACTTTGCACACGACGAGCTACACGTATTTGCAGTACCAAGCGTCGCAGCTTTGAACGATGTTGGTCATGGTGTTCACATGACTCGTAAGGGTGTGAGTGGTAAGACCCACAACCAGCACTTCTCTTTCGATATGTCTATCAATAACCCTGCGCTCACAGCACAGGTACTTGTTAACGTGGCACGTGCAAGTATGCGCCTTGCTCCGGGTTGCTATACAATGCCTGAGATTCCAGTCATTGATATGCTCCCAGGTAACCGCGAGGATATTATTGCAACTTTGGTTTAA